One Fundulus heteroclitus isolate FHET01 unplaced genomic scaffold, MU-UCD_Fhet_4.1 scaffold_199, whole genome shotgun sequence DNA window includes the following coding sequences:
- the slc6a2 gene encoding sodium-dependent noradrenaline transporter has translation MNIQILPEHKLSSVAPLKQCDVEKKEVELILVKDQNGVQYTSSSIIPTPGNGVGLPGPASDPERETWGKKIDFLLSVIGFAVDLANVWRFPYLCYKNGGGAFLIPYTLFLVIAGMPLFYMELALGQYNREGAATVWKICPIFKGVGYTVIIIALYVGFYYNVIIAWSLHYLFSSMTRELPWLNCGNSWNSVNCTDPNYINGSVLGNGTYAKYKITPAAEYYERGVLHLHESRGIQDLGMPRWDLTLCLVVVVFILYFSLWKGVKSSGKVVYITATMPYIVLFVLLIRGITLPGSMEGIKAYLNIDFNRLNNLEVWIDAATQIFYSLGAGFGVLIAFSSYNKFNNNCYRDALLTSTVNCVTSFFSGFAIFSVLGYMAQKHNVSVQDVATEGAGLVFIIYPEAIATLPGSTFWAIVFFIMLLTLGIDSSMGGMEAVITGLTDDFKILKRNRKLFTFATVFGTFLVALFCITNGGIYILTLLDKYAAGTSILFGVLIEAIGVAWFYGVDRFSEDIERMMGFKPGLYWRLCWKFVSPAFLLFVVIASTLTSGGLRYDDYTFPYWANLVGWGVAMSSMLCVPFYAIYKFCSVPGTFKQKIAYCITPEHEHHLVADGNVRQFKLKHWLAI, from the exons ATGAACATCCAGATCCTGCCGGAGCACAAACTGTCATCGGTCGCCCCGCTGAAACAGTGCGATGTGGAGAAAAAAGAGGTTGAACTGATCCTGGTGAAGGACCAGAATGGTGTCCAGTACACCAGCTCCTCCATTATCCCCACCCCTGGGAACGGCGTGGGTCTCCCCGGACCAGCTTCCGACCCCGAACGAGAAACTTGGGGCAAGAAAATAGACTTTCTCTTGTCCGTTATTGGCTTCGCGGTGGACTTGGCCAATGTCTGGAGATTTCCATACTTGTGCTACAAAAACGGAGGAG GTGCCTTCTTGATCCCGTATACTCTCTTCTTGGTAATTGCTGGGATGCCACTGTTCTACATGGAACTTGCCTTGGGCCAGTACAACAGGGAGGGGGCAGCTACAGTTTGGAAAATATGCCCCATCTttaaag GTGTGGGCTACACTGTGATTATCATAGCCCTGTATGTTGGCTTTTACTACAACGTCATTATTGCCTGGTCCCTCCACTACCTGTTCTCCTCCATGACACGCGAGCTTCCATGGCTCAATTGTGGCAACAGCTGGAACAGCGTGAACTGTACCGACCCTAACTACATCAATGGGTCTGTCCTCGGCAATGGCACCTATGCCAAGTACAAGATCACCCCAGCAGCAGAGTACTATGA ACGGGGTGTGTTGCATCTCCATGAAAGTCGAGGTATCCAGGACCTGGGCATGCCTCGCTGGGACCTAACTCTGTGCTTAGTTGTGGTGGTCTTCATCCTCTACTTTAGCTTGTGGAAAGGTGTGAAGTCTTCAGGGAAG GTCGTGTACATCACAGCGACTATGCCCTATATCGTCCTGTTTGTGTTGCTCATCAGGGGCATAACTCTACCAGGATCCATGGAGGGAATCAAAGCGTATCTCAACATTGATTTCAACCGACTCAACAACCTAGAG GTGTGGATCGATGCTGCTACCCAGATATTCTACTCACTGGGAGCAGGATTTGGTGTCCTCATTGCATTTTCCAGCTATAACAAGTTTAACAACAACTGCTACAG GGATGCTCTCCTGACCAGCACAGTAAATTGCGTCACCAGTTTCTTCTCAGGGTTTGCAATATTCTCTGTCCTGGGATATATGGCTCAAAAACATAATGTGAGCGTCCAGGATGTAGCAACAGAAG GGGCAGGTTTGGTATTTATCATCTATCCTGAGGCAATTGCAACACTACCTGGTTCAACGTTTTGGGCCATTGTGTTTTTCATCATGTTGCTAACTTTGGGCATTGACAGCTCG ATGGGCGGCATGGAGGCGGTCATTACAGGCCTGACAGATGACTTCAAGATTCTCAAGAGGAACAGAAAGCTGTTCACCTTCGCCACGGTTTTTGGAACCTTCCTCGTTGCCTTGTTTTGCATTACTAAT GGTGGGATCTACATTCTCACATTGTTAGATAAGTATGCAGCAGGGACCTCCATACTTTTTGGTGTGCTGATTGAGGCCATTGGAGTGGCATGGTTTTATG GTGTGGACCGCTTTAGTGAAGATATCGAACGAATGATGGGCTTCAAGCCAGGACTTTACTGGAGGCTATGCTGGAAATTTGTCAGTCCAGCTTTTCTGTtg tttgtcGTAATAGCCAGTACGCTGACATCAGGAGGCCTGAGATATGATGACTACACCTTCCCTTATTGGGCCAACCTTGTGGGCTGGGGAGTAGCTATGTCCTCCATGCTGTGTGTTCCTTTTTATGCCATCTATAAATTCTGCAGTGTACCTGGAACTTTCAAACAG AAGATAGCCTACTGCATCACTCCAGAACATGAGCATCATTTGGTGGCCGATGGAAATGTGCGGCAATTCAAA CTCAAACACTGGCTGGCCATTTGA